Within Nitrospirota bacterium, the genomic segment GAATCTTTCTTTTGATTCCGAACAAGTCGGAAGGATTCCCGACAAGCGGGAATGACAGCGAAAACGGACATTATTATGCAGGTATTAATAATTAGAATTTAAATTTTATTTTATGGAATTAAGAATCTGTCGTGCTTGATAGTAGTCGGGGTTTATTTGTAAAGCCGTTTCTAATTCTTTGCGCGCTTTATCTAACTCCCCTTTGTCGATATAAACAATGCCGAGATTATAATGTGCCTCTACAAGGTCAGGCTTCAGTTCTATGGCTTTTTCAAAGTCTTTAATGGCGGACTCATATCTGCCGAGTATACCGAGCGTAATTCCTTTGTTATTCCATGCATTTGCAAAATCGGGCTTCAGTTTGATGGCTTTTTCGAAGTCTTTGAGGGATTCCTCGTATCTGCCGAGTTCACCAAGCGCAATTCCTTTGTTATTCCATATATCTGGATCGTGAGGCTTCAGTCTTGATGCGATTTGATATTGTTCTATGGCATTGTCAATGAAGCCTTTCTCGCAGTAAACAAGGCCGAGGTTATTATGCGCCTCTGCATCATCCGGTTTCAGTATCAATGCAATCAGATATTGCTCTATTGCCTTGTCAATTAAGCCTTTCTTATAATAAACATTGCCGAGATTATTGTGTGCTTCTACATAATCCGGCATTAGTCTTAATGCGATTTGATATTGTTCTATGGCATTGTCAATGAAGCCTTTCTCGCAGTAAACAAGGCCGAGGTTATAATGTGTCTTTGCATCATCCGGCTTCAGTCTTATGGCAATCCTTCAGTCTTATGGCAATCAGATATTGCTCTATTGCTTTGTCAATTAAGCCTTTGAATAAGTAAGCATAACCAAGGTTATTATGTGCTCTTGCACGGTGAGGAGATTTTTTAATTATATCTTCCCAAAGACTTATCTCGCTTTTCCACACAGTATTTCGTGCATAAGTGGCATATGAAAGCACAAGTGGTATTAAAGTTAAAAATGACAGTATAGCTGTCTGAGTCTTCTTATTCTTAAGCCTTTCTGTAACTAAAAATGCTCCAATGGCTATAGCTGTAAACACCCCAACAGAAGGCAAATAAACCCTGTATTCATTGATTACCATTGGTATCGGTATTATGCTTGATTCAACTGAAAGGGCTATAAAAAACCAGAAAATTCCAAAGGCAATAAGCCTTAATACTGGAGAGAACTTAGACCTTATAAGAAAATAAAAAGCAGAGCTAAAAAGAAAGATTAGAAAAAGAAAGGACAAAAATACCTGTGGATTTAAAAATGAATTGAATACAGGGTAGTCATAATCTATATTCTGATTTATAGGTAAAAACAAAAGCCTTATGTATGTGACAATTACCCTGAACTGGGTTAAAAGGTATGTTTTCTTTGCGGTATCCTCATAACCACCTACTATAGTAGTTATATCTCCTATGATTTCTCCAACAGGCTTATCGATGCCTATAAGAGAAATTGGGATAATAAGCATGGTCAGAAGAAGTGGGACAAGATAGAGGATTCTTTTCAACCGTGAACCTTTAAAAAAGAAAAACTCATAAAGCATTATAACTACTGGAAGTGTAAATGCATTTTCCTTAGTCTTCATTGCAAGAATGGCTGAGAGAAGGCTACCCAGATAGAGCAATAAAGCAGTAATTATCTTTTTGTCATTGTGAGCCGAAGGCGTGGCAATCCCTGAGATTGCTTCGGGGCTATTGCCCCTCGCAATGACATATGGGGTCTTCTCTTTTACACAGAGCCTCCATTTAATATAAAGAACAATCGATAATAAATAGAAAAATGCACAAAGAGAGGCAAACCTCTGAAATATGTATGTAACTGCCTCTGTCTGTATGGGATGTGAGACAAAAACAAGGGCGGAGAAAAGGGCAATGAGATTGCTTCTGCCGATGCTTCGGCATCGCAATGGCAAGGTGATTGCTTCGTCGCTTACGCTCCTCGCAATGACAGGAGAGGTGTCATTGCGAGCCTCACCCTGTCTGTCATTGCGAGCCGAAGGCGAAGCAATCCCTGTTGGTCTTGTCAGAAGATAAGGAGTCTTGAATGTTAATACAACAAGAAAATACACAAGCAAGGCATTAAGGATATGAATTGAAAGGTTTACAATATGGTAGCCTCTTACATCAAGCCCGTGAAGTTTATAATTTAAGGCAAATGTAAGGTAACCAATATATCTATTTTTGAGGGCACCATAGTATTCTCCCAATCCCATTGCTTCTGAAGGCTTGAGAAAATAACTGAGGTCCTTAATAATTGGGTTGTCTGTTATAAACTTCCCCTCATCCCATTGAAACGGTGAATCAAATGTATTTGAGTATGCAAGAAGACCAATGAGTGCTATGAGGGTAAGGTGGATGACAGGCTTGCTGACTAAAATAGAAATCCTACTCATGGATTAATTTAACATGTTTTGTATCACAGTTCCGGGAAATTTTGGATGTTGTCAGTCAATGGTCAGGGCTTGAAGCCCCCCAGTCATGTTTTGTCCTTCTTCTATGGGTAATGTATTTTTCTGCTGAAAGAGCAGAGACACAGCCATTCGATGCAGAAATAACCACCTGCCTTACCTCTGTGCATGTAACATCTCCTGCGGCAAAAACACCGGGGATTGATGTCTCCATGAGCCTATTTGTGGCAATGCATTCGTTTTCGTTAAGCTCGAGCATTCCGCCTAAGAAATCCACCACAGGCCTGTTTCCGTGCATATATATAAAGACCCCTGAGACCTCAAGTGTAGCCTCCTTATGAGTATGGTCGGTCATCTTTAACCTTTGGACGACATCTGTGCCTTCGATTGCCTTAACAGTGTGTCCTAAAATGACCTTGAGATTTGGGGATTTAAAGACAGGGTTGTCCTCACTTACCTTGAAGGCATTTAAGGCTGATATGAGATAGACGGTTTCGGCATGCCTCGTCAGAATCCCTGCCTCCTTAACTGCCTCCTCCGAGTCTCCGACCACAGAGACCTTCTTGCCCTTAAAAAACGGTGCATCGCAAATAGCGCAGTAGCTTACCCCTTTTCCTAAGAACCCTGCCTCGCCTTTGATAGAGGGCTTTCTTGCCATTGAGCCTGTTGCGAGGATTACTGTTTTTCCGCTATATGTTTTATCCATTGTAAAGACCTCTTTGAGATTTCCCATGAGGTTTACGCCTACCACCTGTGCCTCTATGTATTCTGCTCCGAAACCCACTGCCTGTTTTCTGAATATGTCAAGAAGCTCCTTGCCTGTCATTGGCTTACATATGCCGGGGTAGTTTTCTATCTTATGTGCAAAGGCTAATGCACCGGCAGAGGATGATTTATCGAGCACGATTGTTTTTAGCTTTGACCTTGCCGAATACTGTGCCGCAGAAAGCCCGGCAGGTCCTCCGCCTATGATTATTACATCATATAGCTCTTCTGGCATTACCCTTCCTTCTACTGCTTTTAATTATTATACAAAATTAGAACTATTTAGGGAGTATTGTGGAAGAAAAGGACTCATACAGCGACTTTAAGGGGTTTGACAGTTATGTCTTCGGCAGGAATCTCTTCTCCGTGGGCTCTAAGGCTTTCAATATAAAGCTTAATGGCATCCTGAATATTCTCAATTGCCTCATCGTAAGTATCTTTATTCATTATTATACAATAAATCTGTTTTTAAAAGGCTTAAGTAGTGTGTGGGGAACTACACCCTTGAAAAAGCTCTGCTAAGAAGCTTGAGGGATTTCTTGATGGTCTTGAGGTCGGAAGGGGAAATCCTTGATAATATATCAGCCTTCTGAGGAAATAAGTCTCTTACTGCTACATTGAGAGCCTTAGCTATCCCTGCCAAGGAGTTTAAACTGGGGTTCACCTCACCCCTTTCTATCTCTCCGATGAATTTATAGCTTAAACCTGCCTTTTCACCTAATTCTTCTTGAGTCAGAGCCTTTATTTTCCTTAAAGTTCTTATCGTTTTACCCAATTCTTTCTGTATGTTATCCATAAATCCCTCTCTGGCATTATAGGTAGTTTATCCGTACCTATAAACCCACTATGTGTATATTTTTCTTGACAAATATCACTTATATGTGGTATTTATCCAAAACTTAAATAGAGGAGGGGTTATGGGTAGGATTTTAAGAAGAAGGTTGTTGGGTTTGGTTGCCATAGGGGGTTTCGGGTTGGTCTTAGTGGGCTGTATGCCTATGATGACAAGTGGAAGTGCAAAAAAAGAACTTATTCTGACTAAAGAAATACAGTTGGAAGAGGCCAGAGAAAAGGCAGAAAAGGCTTGTAGAGAAGTAAAATTAATCCCAAACTATGGGGGAATGCCAATATTAGGAGGGCTGATACAGGAGCGGAGGGATTATTTGGGGTGTGCAGGCTTGAAATCCTATGGTCTAAACATATCCTTAAAAAACGAAAATGACTTAGTAAAAAAAGTAGAAGTAATTGGAAACGTTCATGGTAGTTATTGGACTTTTTTCTTTATACCACTCCAAGACGAAGAGAAGGTAAGACAAGAGCTTAATGAAAAAATTAATGACACCATC encodes:
- a CDS encoding tetratricopeptide repeat protein, coding for MAIRLKPDDAKTHYNLGLVYCEKGFIDNAIEQYQIALRLMPDYVEAHNNLGNVYYKKGLIDKAIEQYLIALILKPDDAEAHNNLGLVYCEKGFIDNAIEQYQIASRLKPHDPDIWNNKGIALGELGRYEESLKDFEKAIKLKPDFANAWNNKGITLGILGRYESAIKDFEKAIELKPDLVEAHYNLGIVYIDKGELDKARKELETALQINPDYYQARQILNSIK
- a CDS encoding tetratricopeptide repeat protein — encoded protein: MSRISILVSKPVIHLTLIALIGLLAYSNTFDSPFQWDEGKFITDNPIIKDLSYFLKPSEAMGLGEYYGALKNRYIGYLTFALNYKLHGLDVRGYHIVNLSIHILNALLVYFLVVLTFKTPYLLTRPTGIASPSARNDRQGEARNDTSPVIARSVSDEAITLPLRCRSIGRSNLIALFSALVFVSHPIQTEAVTYIFQRFASLCAFFYLLSIVLYIKWRLCVKEKTPYVIARGNSPEAISGIATPSAHNDKKIITALLLYLGSLLSAILAMKTKENAFTLPVVIMLYEFFFFKGSRLKRILYLVPLLLTMLIIPISLIGIDKPVGEIIGDITTIVGGYEDTAKKTYLLTQFRVIVTYIRLLFLPINQNIDYDYPVFNSFLNPQVFLSFLFLIFLFSSAFYFLIRSKFSPVLRLIAFGIFWFFIALSVESSIIPIPMVINEYRVYLPSVGVFTAIAIGAFLVTERLKNKKTQTAILSFLTLIPLVLSYATYARNTVWKSEISLWEDIIKKSPHRARAHNNLGYAYLFKGLIDKAIEQYLIAIRLKDCHKTEAG
- a CDS encoding FAD-dependent oxidoreductase, with the protein product MPEELYDVIIIGGGPAGLSAAQYSARSKLKTIVLDKSSSAGALAFAHKIENYPGICKPMTGKELLDIFRKQAVGFGAEYIEAQVVGVNLMGNLKEVFTMDKTYSGKTVILATGSMARKPSIKGEAGFLGKGVSYCAICDAPFFKGKKVSVVGDSEEAVKEAGILTRHAETVYLISALNAFKVSEDNPVFKSPNLKVILGHTVKAIEGTDVVQRLKMTDHTHKEATLEVSGVFIYMHGNRPVVDFLGGMLELNENECIATNRLMETSIPGVFAAGDVTCTEVRQVVISASNGCVSALSAEKYITHRRRTKHDWGASSPDH
- a CDS encoding helix-turn-helix transcriptional regulator, coding for MDNIQKELGKTIRTLRKIKALTQEELGEKAGLSYKFIGEIERGEVNPSLNSLAGIAKALNVAVRDLFPQKADILSRISPSDLKTIKKSLKLLSRAFSRV